Proteins from a single region of Aerococcus viridans:
- a CDS encoding alpha/beta hydrolase, with protein sequence MQAKLPEPFFFEGDERAVILFHAFTGTSNDVRMLGRRLNREGYTVYAPHLTGHGTMNVFDLIKEGNPAAWLQDGQDAYDFMVEKGYKQIAVFGLSLGGTVATSVILNNPAIGGGVFNTPVVTNQAITDSNVPTSFMTYARKVQEYAGKSEAEINQSDDKLAQQLHTTLTGVHAMNRDLSARLDELKVPFYIAASGQDELVDPTAGEQFADAITTAPVHLNTFISARHVITVGKYHHEFEDTVLEYLTNLNWE encoded by the coding sequence ATGCAAGCAAAATTACCAGAACCATTTTTTTTTGAAGGTGATGAAAGGGCAGTAATTCTTTTCCACGCCTTTACAGGTACTTCGAACGACGTGCGGATGTTAGGACGTCGGTTAAATCGTGAAGGTTACACTGTTTATGCACCTCATTTAACAGGACATGGCACTATGAACGTATTCGATTTAATTAAGGAAGGCAATCCAGCTGCATGGCTACAAGACGGTCAAGATGCCTACGATTTTATGGTTGAAAAAGGCTATAAGCAGATTGCAGTTTTTGGCTTGTCATTAGGTGGGACAGTGGCTACCTCAGTGATTTTAAATAATCCGGCAATTGGTGGGGGCGTATTTAATACACCTGTTGTCACAAATCAAGCTATTACTGATTCCAATGTACCAACATCCTTTATGACCTATGCCCGAAAAGTCCAAGAATATGCTGGTAAGAGCGAAGCAGAAATTAACCAGTCGGACGACAAATTAGCCCAGCAATTACATACAACCCTTACTGGTGTACATGCCATGAACCGTGATTTGAGCGCACGACTAGATGAACTGAAAGTGCCATTCTACATCGCAGCCTCTGGTCAAGATGAACTAGTTGACCCAACCGCTGGTGAGCAGTTTGCAGATGCCATTACCACTGCACCCGTTCATCTAAATACCTTTATTTCAGCAAGGCATGTGATCACGGTCGGTAAATACCACCACGAATTTGAAGACACAGTATTAGAATATTTAACCAACCTAAATTGGGAGTGA
- the secG gene encoding preprotein translocase subunit SecG, with the protein MYNILLTILIIIAFLLILVVVAQPSKGNSASNLTGGGDAMFGKKKKARGFEAVLNRFTIILGVAFMVIALLLANLSS; encoded by the coding sequence TTGTATAATATATTATTAACCATTCTAATTATTATCGCCTTTTTACTAATTCTAGTAGTTGTTGCACAACCTTCTAAAGGAAACAGTGCAAGTAACTTAACTGGTGGTGGCGATGCAATGTTTGGTAAAAAGAAAAAAGCACGCGGATTTGAAGCTGTTTTAAATCGATTTACAATCATCTTAGGTGTAGCCTTTATGGTGATTGCCTTACTATTAGCAAACTTATCTTCATAA
- a CDS encoding ABC transporter ATP-binding protein — MANEQEPILKVRNLKQYFNEGSKGEVRAIDDISFDIFKGETFGLVGESGSGKTTTGRAVMRLYQPTSGEIIFEDKDIASLKNRRDMLDFRKDIQMIFQDPYASLNPRMKVEDIIAEGLEIHGLVKTKTERKAKVADLLEQVGLNPQHATRYPHEFSGGQRQRIGIARALAVAPKMIVADEPISALDVSIQAQVVNLLEELQKDFGLTFLFIAHDLSMVKYISDRIAVMYMGKIVELADADELYYHGLHPYTKSLLSAIPLPDPIYERNRQRITYNHEPFKGDESMVEIAPNHFVYCSPNEVELYKEMRANQGE, encoded by the coding sequence TTGGCTAATGAGCAAGAACCAATTTTAAAAGTTAGAAATTTAAAACAATACTTCAATGAAGGCTCAAAAGGTGAAGTACGCGCCATTGACGATATCTCTTTTGACATTTTCAAAGGTGAAACATTTGGTTTAGTTGGTGAGTCTGGTTCTGGTAAAACAACTACCGGACGTGCTGTTATGCGTTTATACCAACCAACTTCAGGTGAAATCATCTTTGAAGACAAAGATATTGCTTCATTAAAAAACCGTCGTGATATGTTAGACTTCCGTAAAGACATCCAAATGATTTTCCAAGATCCGTACGCATCTTTAAACCCTCGTATGAAGGTTGAAGACATTATTGCTGAAGGTCTAGAAATTCACGGTTTAGTGAAGACAAAAACTGAACGTAAAGCGAAAGTCGCTGATTTACTAGAGCAAGTTGGGTTAAACCCACAGCATGCTACCCGTTACCCACATGAGTTCTCTGGTGGACAACGTCAACGTATCGGGATTGCACGTGCACTTGCAGTGGCACCAAAAATGATTGTAGCGGATGAGCCAATTTCAGCCCTTGACGTATCGATTCAAGCCCAAGTAGTTAACTTGCTTGAAGAATTACAAAAGGACTTTGGCTTAACATTCCTATTCATCGCCCATGACCTTTCAATGGTGAAATACATTTCTGACCGTATTGCCGTAATGTATATGGGTAAAATAGTGGAACTTGCTGATGCTGACGAATTGTATTACCACGGTCTACACCCTTATACGAAGAGTCTTTTATCTGCAATTCCTTTGCCAGATCCAATCTACGAACGCAACCGCCAACGTATTACTTACAACCATGAACCTTTCAAAGGTGACGAATCAATGGTTGAAATCGCACCAAACCACTTTGTATACTGTTCACCAAATGAAGTTGAATTATATAAAGAAATGCGTGCAAACCAAGGCGAATAA
- a CDS encoding ABC transporter ATP-binding protein produces MSNKTENILEVKDLEINFKTYSGDVQAIRKVNFDLKHGETLAIVGESGSGKSVTVRTVMRLLANNADVKGGQILFNGEDLLKKSEKEMQGIRGKDIAMIFQDPMTSLNPTMKIGKQIAEPIILHQNKSKKEAYARAEELLELVGIPKAHERMDHYPHQFSGGQRQRIVIAIALACNPRVLIADEPTTALDVTIQAQILELMKELQDKIDTSIIFITHDLGVVANVADRVAVMYAGKIVEYGDVDEIFFNPQHPYTWGLIGSMPTLDTAGKLVSIPGTPPDLLDPPKGDAFALRSEYAMEIDYEEEPPLFQVSPTHAAATWLLHPDAPAVEAPAEIQRRHKIYESLSKGIVPEGYNDGAPRVDLDEHTEVVTSADIEGVVATGGVDMEGDDAIG; encoded by the coding sequence TTGAGTAATAAAACAGAAAACATTTTAGAAGTAAAAGACTTAGAAATTAATTTCAAAACGTATTCTGGTGATGTTCAAGCCATTCGTAAAGTGAACTTTGACTTGAAACATGGGGAAACGTTAGCAATCGTAGGTGAGTCTGGTTCAGGTAAATCTGTAACTGTTCGTACCGTAATGCGTTTATTAGCCAATAACGCTGATGTTAAAGGTGGCCAAATCCTTTTTAACGGCGAAGACTTATTGAAGAAATCTGAAAAAGAGATGCAGGGTATTCGTGGTAAAGATATCGCTATGATCTTCCAAGATCCGATGACTTCATTAAACCCTACAATGAAAATTGGTAAGCAAATTGCTGAACCAATTATCTTACACCAAAATAAATCTAAAAAAGAAGCCTATGCAAGAGCGGAAGAATTACTAGAATTAGTAGGTATTCCAAAAGCACACGAACGTATGGACCATTATCCACACCAATTCTCAGGTGGACAACGTCAACGTATCGTTATTGCGATTGCCTTGGCATGTAACCCACGTGTCTTAATTGCGGATGAGCCAACAACGGCCTTAGATGTAACCATCCAAGCACAGATTCTTGAATTAATGAAAGAATTACAAGATAAAATTGATACATCAATCATTTTCATCACTCATGACTTGGGTGTTGTTGCAAACGTTGCTGACCGTGTTGCCGTTATGTACGCTGGTAAAATCGTTGAATACGGTGATGTTGACGAAATCTTCTTTAACCCACAACATCCTTATACATGGGGGCTAATCGGTTCAATGCCAACATTAGATACTGCAGGTAAATTGGTTTCAATCCCAGGTACACCACCAGACTTATTGGACCCGCCAAAAGGTGACGCCTTTGCCTTACGTTCTGAATACGCGATGGAAATTGATTACGAGGAAGAACCACCGTTGTTCCAAGTATCGCCAACACATGCCGCTGCAACTTGGCTATTACACCCAGATGCACCAGCAGTAGAAGCGCCAGCTGAAATTCAACGTCGTCACAAAATCTACGAAAGCCTATCAAAAGGTATCGTGCCAGAAGGCTACAACGATGGTGCACCTCGCGTAGATTTAGATGAGCATACTGAAGTGGTTACATCAGCTGATATTGAAGGTGTGGTTGCTACAGGTGGAGTAGATATGGAAGGAGATGACGCAATTGGCTAA
- the opp3C gene encoding oligopeptide ABC transporter permease yields the protein MAENNQSYKSIAADKFRPATQHDHVAEREQIAGESLNFLQDSWRRLKKNKVAIVSLVVLIIIVILAILAPVIAPADPNAQNVAFANLPPKIPGLENFAWFDGKSEVAGTAIDQYATNNVPEGVYYYLGTDALGRDLLSRVLYGTRVSLFIGMMAALFNLVIGVPYGIISGWNGGRIDNIMMRFLEILSGVPNLVIVILMLLVLQPGIMSIIIALAITEWISMARVIRAQTMKIKNQEYILAARSLGESAWKISFRHILPNLSGIIIIQTVFSIPSAIFFEAFLSFIGLGIPAPNASLGTLINDGYKTFRFLPHLMWYPAGVICIVMIAFNMLANGLRDALDPKTND from the coding sequence ATGGCTGAAAACAATCAATCATATAAATCAATTGCAGCTGACAAATTCCGCCCAGCTACGCAACATGACCACGTCGCTGAACGTGAGCAAATTGCTGGAGAGTCATTGAACTTCCTTCAAGATTCTTGGCGTCGTTTAAAGAAAAATAAAGTAGCGATTGTGTCCCTAGTGGTATTGATCATTATCGTCATTCTTGCTATTTTGGCGCCAGTGATTGCACCTGCAGATCCAAATGCGCAAAACGTAGCCTTTGCTAACCTACCACCAAAGATTCCTGGATTGGAAAACTTTGCTTGGTTTGATGGTAAATCAGAAGTAGCCGGAACAGCTATTGACCAATACGCTACCAATAATGTACCAGAGGGCGTTTACTACTACTTAGGTACTGACGCTTTAGGACGTGACTTATTATCACGTGTCTTATACGGTACACGTGTATCGCTATTTATCGGTATGATGGCTGCCTTATTCAACTTAGTAATCGGTGTACCTTACGGTATTATTTCAGGTTGGAATGGTGGTCGTATTGACAACATTATGATGCGTTTCTTAGAAATCCTATCAGGTGTACCGAACTTGGTTATCGTAATCCTAATGTTATTAGTATTACAACCAGGTATCATGTCAATCATCATTGCATTAGCAATTACAGAGTGGATTTCAATGGCTCGTGTAATTCGTGCGCAAACAATGAAAATTAAAAACCAAGAGTACATCTTGGCTGCCCGCTCTTTAGGTGAATCTGCATGGAAAATTTCTTTCCGTCACATCTTACCTAACCTGTCAGGTATTATTATTATCCAAACAGTATTCTCAATTCCGTCTGCGATTTTCTTCGAAGCGTTCTTGAGTTTCATCGGTTTAGGTATTCCAGCACCAAATGCTTCTCTAGGTACATTAATCAATGATGGATACAAGACATTTAGATTCTTGCCTCATTTAATGTGGTACCCAGCGGGTGTAATCTGTATCGTCATGATTGCATTCAACATGTTAGCAAATGGTTTGCGTGATGCTCTAGATCCAAAAACGAATGATTAA
- the opp3b gene encoding oligopeptide ABC transporter permease encodes MKSYYKYLLRRVFYMFLTIFLIATITFFLMKLLPGTPFQNEDRLSAEQIIIMNERYGLNDPVIVQYARYMLGIFTGDLGVSFQFSNTPVTELLSSRIGPSLQLGGQAILFGTSFGIILGVISAMYKNTWIDSTATFVAILGRSIPNFVFAVLLQLVFAVQLGWFPIALWNGSFVATVLPTLALAISPLADSSRFIRTEMVDVLNSDYIELARAKGLSKTAVAFKHGVRNALIPLLTLLGPLTVSLMTGSMVVENIYAIPGIGEQFVKSIQTNDYPTIMGITILYSFMLVSMLLIVDVLYGIVDPRIRVSNEGGE; translated from the coding sequence TTGAAATCGTATTACAAATATCTACTTCGAAGAGTATTTTATATGTTCTTAACAATATTTCTAATTGCAACAATTACATTTTTCTTAATGAAACTGCTTCCAGGTACACCTTTCCAAAATGAGGACCGGTTATCTGCGGAACAAATCATTATTATGAACGAACGTTATGGTTTGAATGATCCAGTGATCGTTCAATACGCACGTTACATGTTAGGTATTTTTACAGGTGATTTAGGTGTATCTTTCCAATTCTCAAATACACCAGTTACTGAATTATTAAGTAGCCGTATTGGACCGTCATTACAATTGGGTGGTCAAGCAATCTTGTTCGGTACATCATTTGGTATCATACTAGGTGTTATTTCAGCTATGTACAAGAATACTTGGATTGACTCTACTGCTACATTCGTAGCTATCTTGGGGCGTTCAATTCCTAACTTCGTTTTCGCGGTATTACTACAACTAGTATTTGCCGTACAACTAGGGTGGTTCCCAATCGCTTTATGGAACGGTTCATTTGTAGCAACAGTCTTACCGACATTAGCATTGGCCATTTCGCCATTAGCCGATTCAAGTCGTTTCATCCGTACCGAAATGGTCGACGTTTTGAATTCAGACTATATTGAATTAGCGCGTGCGAAAGGTTTGAGCAAAACAGCCGTAGCTTTCAAACATGGTGTACGTAATGCCTTAATTCCTCTATTAACATTGTTAGGGCCATTAACTGTTTCCTTGATGACAGGTTCAATGGTAGTAGAAAACATTTACGCAATTCCTGGTATTGGTGAGCAATTCGTTAAATCAATCCAAACAAATGACTATCCAACAATCATGGGTATCACAATTCTATACTCATTCATGTTAGTGTCAATGTTATTAATTGTAGATGTGTTATACGGTATCGTAGACCCACGTATTCGTGTAAGTAATGAAGGAGGGGAATAA
- a CDS encoding DUF3899 domain-containing protein, with protein MIYKRWKSILLLFATIPFIISIFLQEGITLFYLSNSYFYLSAPFLILGLFGLIFKDGTFDLFQYSWRKWKSSVFSQNNSKNDDDSERNVQTLSQSIGNWYIGFLKIGGSLLAISLIFLIAYYII; from the coding sequence ATGATTTATAAACGTTGGAAAAGCATCCTTTTGCTTTTTGCCACGATACCGTTCATTATATCAATTTTTTTGCAAGAGGGTATCACTTTATTTTACTTGAGCAATAGCTACTTTTACTTGTCAGCGCCTTTTTTAATCCTTGGTTTATTCGGATTAATCTTTAAAGACGGGACTTTTGACCTGTTTCAGTACAGCTGGCGTAAGTGGAAATCAAGTGTTTTCTCACAAAATAATTCAAAAAATGATGATGACTCAGAAAGAAATGTACAAACTTTGTCCCAATCAATTGGCAACTGGTACATCGGCTTTCTAAAAATTGGTGGCAGCTTATTAGCAATAAGTTTAATCTTCCTAATCGCCTATTACATTATATAG
- a CDS encoding peptide ABC transporter substrate-binding protein — MERKSLFKSLAVIGLSGLVLAACGNSSDNSGSNGSGESEQVLNWTTTSELPTMDTTMVTDTVSFDMMNNVNEGLYRQNAEGEYEAGVLDGEPEISEDGSVYRYKIKEDATWSNGDPVTANDFVYAWQRLVDPDTAAPYSYLADGIIQNATEIIAGEMEPSELGAVAVDEKTLEVTYAKPVPYLEGLLSMAPFYPLNQKYVEEQGDSYATNSDTVLYNGPFALSDWDGTNLNWSLVKNDSYWDADNVQLDTIKYQVLKETSTALNLFDSGEIDYTTVSGEYVAAREGDPNMDNSPESSVFFIKMNQERNGEETPLANTNIRRGISQAIDKQSFADQVLQNGSLPADYLVPEGLASNPSTDVDFREDSTEGTGFVDYDVEAAQEAFNAGLEELGTDSITLELLVDDTENAKRSAEYIQGQLQTNLPGLQVQIVSVPFKNRVAANNSQDYDLQISGWGADYSDPINYLELFVTDGNNNNSGYSNEEYDALIQSASDETEDLDKRWSDLVAAESLILEEAGIAPLYQRYGAYLEQPTVEGVVHHQVGASTSFKWASKTAAE; from the coding sequence ATGGAAAGAAAAAGTTTATTTAAATCACTTGCAGTGATTGGTTTATCAGGTTTAGTACTAGCAGCCTGTGGTAATAGTAGTGACAATTCAGGTTCAAATGGTTCAGGCGAAAGCGAACAAGTATTGAACTGGACGACAACTTCTGAATTACCAACAATGGATACAACAATGGTAACAGATACAGTTTCATTTGATATGATGAACAACGTTAATGAAGGTTTATACCGTCAAAACGCTGAAGGTGAATATGAAGCTGGTGTATTAGACGGCGAACCGGAAATTTCTGAAGACGGTTCTGTATACAGATACAAAATTAAAGAAGATGCTACATGGTCAAATGGGGACCCTGTAACAGCTAATGACTTTGTATATGCATGGCAACGTTTAGTTGATCCTGATACAGCAGCGCCATACTCATACTTAGCGGACGGTATCATCCAAAATGCAACTGAAATCATCGCTGGCGAAATGGAACCTTCAGAATTAGGTGCTGTTGCAGTTGATGAAAAAACATTAGAAGTAACATATGCGAAACCCGTGCCATATTTGGAAGGTTTACTATCAATGGCACCATTCTACCCACTTAACCAAAAATATGTGGAAGAACAAGGTGATAGCTATGCAACTAACTCAGATACAGTTTTATATAATGGACCATTTGCCTTATCTGATTGGGATGGTACAAACTTGAACTGGTCATTAGTGAAAAATGATAGCTATTGGGATGCAGATAATGTTCAGTTAGATACAATTAAATACCAAGTATTAAAAGAAACTTCAACAGCACTAAACCTATTCGATTCTGGGGAAATTGACTATACAACAGTTTCGGGTGAATATGTGGCTGCTCGTGAGGGTGATCCAAACATGGATAACTCACCTGAATCATCAGTATTCTTTATTAAGATGAACCAAGAACGTAACGGTGAAGAGACACCATTAGCAAATACAAATATTCGTCGTGGTATCTCACAAGCGATTGATAAACAATCATTTGCAGACCAAGTGTTACAAAATGGCTCACTACCTGCTGACTATTTAGTACCAGAAGGATTAGCAAGTAACCCATCAACAGATGTTGACTTCCGAGAAGATTCAACTGAAGGTACAGGATTTGTTGACTATGATGTAGAAGCTGCTCAAGAAGCTTTCAATGCTGGTTTAGAGGAGTTAGGTACTGACTCAATTACACTTGAATTATTAGTAGATGATACAGAAAATGCGAAACGTTCAGCTGAATATATCCAAGGACAATTACAAACAAACCTACCAGGTTTACAAGTTCAAATTGTATCAGTTCCATTCAAGAACCGTGTAGCAGCTAATAACAGTCAAGACTACGATTTACAAATCTCAGGTTGGGGTGCTGATTATTCTGACCCAATTAACTACTTAGAATTATTCGTAACCGATGGAAACAACAACAACTCTGGTTACTCAAACGAAGAGTACGATGCGCTAATTCAATCAGCTTCAGATGAAACTGAAGACTTAGATAAACGTTGGAGCGATTTAGTCGCAGCTGAGTCTTTAATCTTAGAAGAAGCTGGTATCGCACCATTGTACCAACGTTACGGTGCTTACTTAGAGCAACCAACAGTTGAAGGCGTTGTTCACCACCAAGTTGGTGCATCGACTTCATTCAAATGGGCTTCAAAAACAGCAGCAGAGTAA
- a CDS encoding peptide ABC transporter substrate-binding protein — translation MKIKKSFLVTLATATLLAACGSNGGNTEAADGQASAVVNYVAPTEIATMDSVLVTDMNSANYIGHVQDGLYWESDVNEIQPALAESLPEVSDDGLTYTIKMREDATWSNGDPITAHDFVYAIQRLANPDTAAPYSYLLAGFENAEGVLSGEQAVEELGVEALDDYTIEIRLETPIPYIENLLAFTPLYPQNQAFVEEAGDAYGTDSENLVFSGPFTMIDWDGTGLTWSLVKNDDYYNADDIAIDEVDVQVVKEVSTNVNLFEAGDVDNSLLTGELAKQYLNHEDAVQQAKARNYWVSFNYNNEVFQNKNLREAIDYAINNEELATNVIGDGSNPVSTFVPENFIFNPETEEDFVTEVASEDKYDPEEATRLWTLAQDELGVETLTLNLLGDDDEKSKTTAEYIQGQIANNLPGVTLTLQNVPKKNRLSQEEARDYDLVITGWAADFADGINFFELFETDGPYNRGDYSNEAYDAEITAAKGENANDPVARWENFVAAQEVLTEDAAWIPLYQEVETQLRNPNLEGITFRSVGNEFDLRTATLNNAE, via the coding sequence ATGAAAATAAAAAAAAGTTTTTTGGTTACGCTAGCAACTGCGACTTTATTAGCTGCTTGTGGCAGTAATGGGGGGAATACCGAAGCAGCAGATGGGCAAGCGAGTGCAGTAGTTAATTACGTAGCACCAACTGAAATTGCTACGATGGACTCAGTATTAGTAACAGACATGAACAGTGCCAACTATATTGGACATGTTCAAGACGGCTTATACTGGGAAAGTGATGTAAATGAAATCCAGCCAGCCTTAGCTGAATCATTGCCTGAGGTTTCTGATGATGGGTTAACTTACACGATTAAAATGCGTGAAGATGCGACTTGGTCAAATGGCGATCCAATTACAGCACACGATTTCGTATATGCTATTCAACGATTAGCTAATCCAGATACGGCAGCACCATACTCATACTTATTAGCAGGATTTGAGAATGCAGAAGGTGTTTTAAGCGGTGAGCAAGCAGTTGAAGAATTAGGGGTAGAAGCATTAGACGATTACACAATTGAAATTCGTTTAGAAACACCAATTCCATATATTGAAAACCTATTAGCCTTCACACCATTATACCCTCAAAATCAAGCCTTCGTTGAAGAAGCAGGGGATGCATACGGTACTGATTCAGAAAATCTTGTTTTCTCAGGTCCATTTACAATGATTGATTGGGATGGTACAGGTTTAACTTGGTCATTAGTGAAGAATGACGACTATTACAATGCTGATGATATTGCCATTGATGAAGTAGATGTTCAAGTTGTCAAAGAAGTTTCAACTAACGTCAACCTATTTGAAGCTGGCGATGTTGACAACTCACTATTAACAGGTGAGTTAGCTAAGCAATATCTAAACCATGAAGATGCTGTACAACAAGCTAAAGCTAGAAACTACTGGGTATCCTTTAACTATAATAACGAAGTATTCCAAAACAAAAACCTTCGTGAAGCTATCGACTATGCAATCAACAATGAAGAATTAGCAACTAATGTTATCGGTGATGGTTCAAACCCCGTATCTACATTTGTACCAGAAAACTTTATCTTTAACCCAGAAACAGAAGAAGACTTTGTTACGGAAGTTGCAAGTGAAGATAAATACGATCCAGAAGAAGCAACAAGATTATGGACATTAGCACAAGATGAATTAGGTGTTGAAACGTTAACACTGAATTTACTAGGTGATGATGACGAGAAAAGTAAAACAACTGCTGAATATATTCAAGGACAAATTGCAAATAACTTACCAGGCGTCACTCTAACATTACAAAATGTACCTAAGAAAAACCGTTTAAGCCAGGAAGAAGCACGTGATTACGACCTAGTTATTACAGGTTGGGCTGCTGACTTTGCGGATGGTATTAACTTCTTTGAATTATTTGAAACTGATGGGCCATACAATCGTGGTGACTACTCAAATGAAGCTTATGATGCAGAAATTACAGCCGCTAAAGGTGAAAATGCCAATGATCCTGTAGCACGTTGGGAAAATTTTGTTGCCGCTCAAGAAGTATTAACTGAAGATGCAGCTTGGATTCCTTTATACCAAGAAGTAGAAACACAATTAAGAAATCCTAACTTAGAAGGCATTACTTTCCGATCTGTTGGTAACGAATTTGATTTACGTACAGCCACTTTAAACAATGCAGAATAA
- the eno gene encoding phosphopyruvate hydratase yields MSAITDIYAREVLDSRGNPTVEAEVYTEAGGFGRGIVPSGASTGEHEAVELRDGDKERYLGKGVQNAVNNVNNAIADAIIGLDVTDQIGIDAAMIELDGTANKGNLGANAILAVSIAAARAAADELNIPLYNYLGGFNAKVLPTPMMNIVNGGSHSDAPIAFQEFMIIPAGASSFKEALRWGAETFHALKKILSGRGLETAVGDEGGFAPRFDGTEDAVETIIQAIEAAGYKPGEDIFLGFDCASSEFYEDGVYNYAKFEGEGGAKRNAEEQVAFLEELVAKYPIITIEDGMDENDWDGWALLTEKLGEKVQLVGDDLFVTNTEILERGITNHVGNSILIKVNQIGTLTETFNAIEMAKRANYTAVVSHRSGETEDSTISDIAVATNAGQIKTGSLSRTDRMAKYNQLLRIEDELGDLAEYQGLNAFYNLENK; encoded by the coding sequence ATGTCTGCAATTACTGATATTTATGCACGCGAAGTCTTGGACTCACGTGGTAACCCAACTGTAGAAGCTGAAGTTTACACTGAAGCTGGAGGTTTTGGTCGAGGAATCGTTCCTTCTGGAGCTTCAACTGGTGAACATGAAGCCGTTGAATTACGTGACGGAGACAAAGAACGTTACTTAGGTAAAGGTGTTCAAAACGCTGTAAACAACGTGAATAACGCTATCGCTGATGCAATTATCGGACTTGACGTAACTGATCAAATCGGTATTGACGCTGCCATGATCGAATTAGATGGTACAGCTAACAAAGGTAACTTAGGTGCTAACGCTATCTTGGCTGTTTCAATCGCTGCTGCCCGTGCTGCTGCTGATGAATTAAACATCCCATTATACAACTACTTAGGTGGTTTCAACGCTAAAGTATTACCAACACCAATGATGAACATTGTAAACGGTGGTTCTCACTCAGATGCACCAATCGCTTTCCAAGAATTCATGATTATTCCAGCTGGCGCTTCTTCATTTAAAGAAGCTTTACGTTGGGGTGCTGAAACTTTCCACGCATTGAAAAAAATCTTATCTGGCCGTGGTTTAGAAACTGCTGTTGGTGATGAAGGTGGATTCGCTCCTCGTTTTGACGGTACAGAAGATGCTGTTGAAACTATCATCCAAGCAATCGAAGCAGCTGGTTACAAACCAGGTGAAGACATATTCTTAGGTTTCGACTGTGCTTCTTCAGAATTCTACGAAGATGGCGTTTACAACTACGCTAAATTCGAAGGTGAAGGTGGAGCTAAACGTAACGCTGAAGAACAAGTAGCATTCCTAGAAGAATTAGTTGCTAAATACCCAATCATTACTATCGAAGATGGTATGGATGAAAATGACTGGGACGGTTGGGCATTATTAACTGAAAAATTAGGTGAAAAAGTACAATTAGTCGGTGACGACTTATTCGTAACAAACACTGAAATTTTAGAACGCGGTATTACTAACCACGTTGGTAACTCAATCTTAATTAAAGTTAACCAAATCGGTACTTTAACTGAAACTTTCAACGCTATTGAAATGGCTAAACGCGCTAACTATACAGCTGTAGTATCTCACCGTTCAGGTGAAACAGAAGATTCAACAATCTCTGATATCGCTGTTGCAACTAATGCTGGTCAAATCAAAACTGGTTCATTATCACGTACTGACCGTATGGCGAAATACAACCAATTATTACGTATCGAAGATGAATTAGGCGATTTAGCTGAGTACCAAGGTCTAAACGCTTTCTACAACTTAGAAAACAAATAA